Genomic window (Thermoanaerobaculia bacterium):
CGGCCGCAACTTCGCCATCCTGGAACGGGGTGGCTGGCGTGTCGCCGGCCTTTTCGCCTGGCTCGCCTGGGCGTTCGTGCACGTCGTCTCGCTGGCGCTGTTCAACAACAAGCTGATCGTCTTCACCCAGTGGCTTTGGTCCTACTTCACCTTCGAGCGCGGCTCGCGCCTGATCACGGTCGCGCCTTCATCTGCTCCCCCTTCACCGCCAGCGCCTCCCGGTGGAGGAGGGCCCTCTTCCTCTCGACCCCCCAGCGATAGCCGGTGAGCGCGCCGTCCCTGCCCACGACGCGGTGGCAGGGGACGACCAGAGCCACCGGGTTCGCCGCGCAGGCGCCGGCGACCGCGCGGACCGCCTTCGGCCGTCCAATGGCACGCGCCAACTCGCCGTAGCTCACCGTCTCGCCGCGCGGAATCTGCTGCAGCGCCTGCCAGACCCGGGCCTGGAAAGGGGTCGCCTGGATGTCGAGCGGCGGTGCGGTCGACTCGCCCCGGAGCAGTGCTTCGACGGCCTCGAAATGGGGCGCCAGCGCGGCGCGATCCTCTTCCAGCTGCGCGCGGGGGAACTCCGCTGCGAGCTCGCCCTGCACCGCGGCGGCGCTCGCGCCGAGGCGCACCGCGCACAGCCCGCGGTCGGTGGCGGCGAGCAACAGCCAGCCGATTCCCGTCTTGCGGTGGGCGAAGGCGATCCGCACTCCGCGCCCGCCGTCGCGGAAGCGGCCGGGCGTCATCCCGAGGTTCTTCACCGCCTCGTCGTAGAGACGTGACGCCGAGCCGTAGCCGGCCTCGAAGCCGGCGTCGAGCACCGACCGGCCGGTGCCGAGGCCGCGCCGCAGGCGCTCGGCGCGGTGGGCGAGCGCGTACTGCTTGGGCGAGAGGCCCATGCGGCGCCGAAATTCGCGCTGCAGGTGCGCCGGAGAGAGTGCGACCGCGGAGGCGAGCTCGGCGAGTGCGACCGCTTCGCCCTCTGCGGCGTCGAGGATCCGGCGGACCTCGGCGACGGCGCGCTCGATCGCCGGCACCTCGTCCGGACGGCAGCGCCGGCAGGCGCGGAAGCCGGCGGCGCGCGCGGCGGCCCCGTCGGCGAAGAAGTCGACATTCTCGGGCCGCGGACGTCGCGCCGGACAGGACGGCCGGCAGTAGACGCCAGTCGTCCTCACCGCGAACACGAAGCTGCCGTCCTCGGCAGCGTCGCGTTGGAGAACCGCGCGCCAGCGCGCGGTGGCGAGATCTTCGTCGGCGCTGCTTCTTTTTCCGTAAAGGGGCATTGGAGCTTCGGCCACAGGGGTGCCGACCTCGAGCGTTCCCGACATCGGCGACGTTAGCATTTCAGGCGCCTTTGGTCGCGAAGCGGCTGCGGCAGTCAGTGCGGTGTGCGAGGCGAGATCGGGCACGGTCGGCTCCATGTCGTAAGGGCGTTGAAAAGGGGTCCCTTTACCGAGAAGAAACGTAGCGGATCGCGACGCGGCGGGACTACCGGTTTCTTGTGGTCAAACCGAACCGTCACGGGCGCGCGTGTTAGCCTTCGCAGGCCAATGAAAACCGTTCGAATCGCCAATGGGCAGGGGTTCTGGGGAGACAGTGTCGACGCGCCGCTCCACCTCATCGAGGGGGGGCCGATCGACTATCTCGGCATGGACTACCTCGCCGAAGTCACGCTCTCGATCATGATGCGGCAGAAGCTCAGGAATCCTGCCGCCGGCTACGCCACCGATTTCATCGACTTCATCCGACGCGCGCTGCCGCAACTGGTGGAGAAGCGGATCCGGGTGGTCACCAACGCCGGCGGCCTCAACCCGAAGGCCTGCCGGGCGAAGATCTTCGAGGTCGCGCGGGAGCTCGGTCTTCAGGGCTTCAAGGTCGGCGTCGTCGAAGGCGACGACCTGCTGGGCCGGCTGCCGGATCTGCTGGGGCGCGGCCACGAGCTGCGCAACATGGACTCGGGAGAGCCGCTCGCGCCACGAGTCTCCCAGGTCACCTCCGCCAACGCCTACATCGGCGCCCGTCCGGTCGCCGAGGCGCTGGACGGAGGGGCGCTCATCGTGCTCTGCGGCCGGGTCACCGACACGGCTCTGGCGCTCGGTCCCCTGGTGCACGAGTTCGGTTGGGCGGAGGACGACTGGGACCGCCTCGCCGCGGGGACGATCTGCGGGCATATCCTCGAATGCGGCGCGCAGGCGACCGGCGGCAACTTCACCCGCTGGTGGGAGGTCCCCGAACTCTGGAAGGTCGGCTATCCGATCGCCGAGGTCGAGGCCTCGGGCGACTTCGTCGTGACCAAGCACCCCGCTACCGGCGGAATGGTGACGGTCGACACCGTCTCCGAGCAGCTGGTCTACGAGATGGGCGATCCGAAGAGCTACATCACGCCCGATGTCACTGCCGATTTCACCTCGATCCGGCTGACGCAGGAGGGCGCCGATCGAGTTCGCGTCTCCGGCATCACCGGCCGGGCGAAGACGCCGTTTCTCAAGATCTCGGCCTCGTACCTCGACGGCTACAAGGCGGCTGGCCAGGTCACGGTCTCCGGCCCGCGTGCCATCGAAAAAGCACGCCTCGCAGCGGAGATCGTCTGGAAGCGCCTCGAGCGCGCCGGCGTCACCTTCGCGGAGGACGACCGGGTGACCGAGTTGCTCGGCGTCTCCGCGGTCCTCCCGGGCATCCTCGCCGCGCCCTCCGATCCGCCGGAGGTCGTGTTGCGCCTCGCGGTGCGCGACGGCGACCGCGCCAAGGTTGATCGTTTCGGCAAGGAGATCGCCCCGCTCGTCACCGCCGGACCGCCGGGTGTCACGGGCTTCGCCGGTGGCCGTCCGAAGGGTCAGGAGGTCGTCGCCTACTGGCCGGCGCTCCTCGCGCGCGAGGAGATCGAGCGCACCCTCGAAGTCTCGGTGGAGGCGATCTGATGGCCAGGATGGCAATCGTCCCGCTTTCGCGCATCGCCCACGCCCGCTCCGGGGACAAGGGGGATGCCTCCAACGTCGGCCTGGTGGCGCTCTCGGCGGCCTTCTACGAGGTCCTCGTGCGCGAGGTGACCGTCGAACGCGTGCGCCGCCACTTCGCGGCGATCTGCCGCGGCGAGGTCGAGCGCTTCGAAGTTCCCAACCTCCTGGCGCTCAACTTCCTGCTCCACGACGCGTTGGGCGGCGGTGGCACGGCGAGCCTGCTGACCGACGCCCAGGGCAAGACCCACGGCCAGGGAATGCTCGAAATGGAGATCGAGGTCCCCGGGGAGCTGTTGTGAGCCTTCTCGAGGTTCGGCGCTCGGGGGTCGCCGGTACGGCCGGTCCCGCTGACCAGAGCGGCGATCTCCTCTTCGTCACCCTCAACGATCCGGCGCGAGCCAACGCCCTTCAACCGGCCCTCGCCGCCGAGCTCACAGCGCTCTACCGCCGCGACCTGCGCGGCGAAGGCGTGCGTGCGGTCCTGCTCGCGGGTGCCGGGAAGCACTTCTGCGCCGGCGCCGATCTCGAACACCTGCAATCGCTCCAGAGTGCCTCGGGGCTCGACAACCGGCTCGACTCCGGGCGCCTGCGGGATCTCTTCGAAGCCATCCTCCGGCAAGAGGCGCTGACTCTCGCGCTCGTGCAAGGCTCGTGCGTCGCCGGTGGTTGCGGCCTCGCGACCGCGTGCGACTTCGTGGTTGCTGCCGACGATGCTCGCTTCCTCTACAGCGAAGTGCGGATCGGCTTCGTCGCCGCGATCGTCGCCACCTATCTGCCGATGCGCGTGCGCGGCAGCGACCTCCGGGAGCTGCTGCTCAACCCGGAGTTCCTCTCCGCCGAACGCGCCCTCGCCATCGGCCTGGCGAATCGCGTCGTGCCGAAGGCCGAGCTCGCGGCCGCCGGCGAGAGGCTGGCCGGCGAGATCCTCGCCAAGGCGAGCTCGGAGTCGATCGCGCGCACCAAGCGACTGCTCCTCGAGCTGCCCGGACTGAGGCTGGACGAGCGCCTCGCCGCCGCCGCGGAGGCGAACGCCGCGGCGCGCTCGACCGCCGACTGCCAGCGCGGCATCGCCACCTTCCTCGCGGAGAAGAAGACTCCCGACTGGCGTGGTGTCGCATGAGGCACGCTCTCGAGATTGCTCCGGGGCGGGTCGCTTGAAGCTCCTGCTGTTCGACATCGACGGCACGCTGGTGGACTGCGGCGGGCAGCCGAAGCCGCTCTTCGGAGAGGCGCTGGAGGAGATCTACGGCGCGCGTGGCGATCTGCCCGGCTACGACTTCTCGGGCAAGACCGACCCGCGCATCGTCGTGGATCTGATGACCGCGGCGGGTATACCGGCCCCGGTGATCTACGAGCGCATGTCGGAGCTGCGGGACGCCTACCTCGGCAGGCTGGCGGCGCGCCTCGAGCCGGAACACGTGCGCATCCTGCCCGGGGTGGTGGAGCTCCTGACGGTGCTCGCGGAGCGCGAGGAGATCGTGCTCGCGCTGCTCACCGGCAACTGGGAGCGCGGCGCCGGCATCAAGCTGGGCAGTGTCGGACTGCAGCGCTTCTTCGAGTTCGGCAGCTTCGGTGACGGCCAGACCGACCGTCGCGATCTGCCGCCGGTCGCCTGGGCACGCGCCGCCGAGCACTGTGGGCGCGACTTTCTTCCCGAGGAGACCTGGATCATCGGCGATTCGCTGCTCGACGTGGACTGCGCCCGTGCGCACGGCATCCCGTGCCTCGCCGTGGCGACCGGGCGCACGGAGTTCGCGGCGCTCGCCGCCGCCGGTGCCGAACGTGTGATCACCGACCTGACACCGGCCGACGAGATCGTCGCGGCGCTGCTCGCGTGAGCGCACAGGGCCCCCTTTCGCCGCCGTCGGCCGAAGCTCTCGCGGCCGATCTCGCCGCGTTACGGGAGGGAGCGGCGGTCGTCGAGCGCGCCGCGGACCTGCTCGAGCTCACGGGGCCCGACCGCCTGCGGCTGCTCAACGGACTGGTCACGGCGGATGTCAAAACCCTCGCCCCGGGAACTCTCGCGAGAGGTTTCTTCACCACCGGGCAGGGGAAGATCCTTGCCGACTTTCGCCTCCTGGCCCTCGAGGAGCGCTGCGTGCTGGTCCTTCCTGTGGGTTCCGGCGAGGCGATCCGGGTCCATCTCGAGAAATACAAGGTCGCCTCGCGGGTGGAGATGGCCCCGGTCAGGGATCGCCGCCTCTTCGAGCTGCGCGGACCGAAGGCCGGCGAGGTCATGGCGGCGGCAACCGGGCTCCTCGCCGCGGAGATCGACCTGACGATCGACGCGCCAAGCGGCCGTTCTTTTCTTTTACCGGAAGCTTCTACGTCCGGCGAGATGCTGATGCTTCGGTTGCGCGCCGGAACGGATTGCGCGCTCCGAGAGGTGAGCCCTGCGGCGGTCGAGATCGACCGCGTCGAGAACGGTGAGCTCCTCTTCGGCGTCGATTTCTCGGGTGAGAACTTCCCGCAGGAGACCGGCCGCGAGGCCGACGTGTCCTACACCAAAGGCTGCTACCTCGGGCAAGAGGTGGTGGCGCGGATCCATTACCGCGGCGGCGTCCAGCGCCTGCCGCGCGGCCTGCGCTTCGGCGCCGGCAGACCGCCGGCCGCCGGAACCGAGCTTCTCCTCGACGGGCGCGCCGTCGGCCGGGCGACGAGTGTCGCCTCCTCGCCGGACTTCGGTGCGATCGGGCTCGGATTGCTGCACCAGCGCGGCGCCGCGCCGGGAACACTGCTGGAGGTCGCCGGGGGCGGCGGGAGCGACGCGGCGGCCGTGGCCGAGGTGGTGGAGCTGCCCTTCGGACCGGCGCAAAAAGACGAGGCCGGCTGAGGCCGGCTACGGTCCTGCCAGGTCGGTCTCCAGGCAGCCGTCAGACGGCGAACGACGAGCCGCAGCCGCAGGTGCCGGTGGCCTTCGGGTTGTTGAACTTGAACCCGGCGCCGTTCATGCCGAAGACGTAGTCGATGACGACGTCTTCGAGATAGCGCGCGCTCACCGGATCGACGAAGACGCGGAGGCCGTCGACCTCGAAGCTCTCGTCGGTCTCGCGCGCCTCCTGCTCGAAGTCGAGGGCGTACTGGAAGCCGCTGCAGCCGCCGCCCATCACGGCAACGCGCAGGCCGTAGGACTCGTCCATCCCCTCCTGGGAACGGGTGAGCTTGATCATCTCGACCGCCTTGGCGGTGAGGACGACGATCGGGGCCGGGGTCGCGGCATTGGACTCAGGGGACTCAGGGGACTCGGGAGTGCTCGGATCGGGCTGCGGGATCGGCTGGGTATCGAGGCTCATCGGAGGTGCTCCTTTCAGGTTCCTTAACCGGATGGGGCGGCCCTTTGTTCCAGGACCGCGGCCGCCGTGACCGCGATTCTAGTCCAGCCGCTATCATTCGGAGGTGCTCCGCGCCCTGCTCTTCGACTTCAACGGCATTCTGGTCAACGACGAACCGCTGCATCTCGCTCTCTTTCAGCGGGTCCTGGCCGAAGAGGGGCTCGACCTTTCGCGCGACGACTACTACGGCCTCTACCTCGGCTACGACGACCGGGACTGCTTCGCGGCGGTGTTCGCGGCTGCAGGAGAGCCCTGTCCCCAGGAGCGTCTCGTACGCCTGATCGCGCGCAAGGCGGCCTACTACCGGGACGAGATCCGGCGCGCGGGCTATCCGCTTTTCGCCGGCGGCGCCGAGCTGGCCCGCGAAGCGGCCGCGGCCGGCCTCACTCTGGCTCTGGTGAGCGGTGCCCTGCGGGAAGAGGTCGTCGGGGGCCTCGAGCAGGCGGGTATCGCCGGGCTCTTCAAGCTGCTGGTGACCGCCGACGACGTCGAGCGCGGCAAGCCCGACCCGGAAGGCTACGCACAAGCCCTCGCGGCCCTGAACGCCCGTCCGCCGCTGCCGGCGCGCCTGATCCACCCCCACGAGTGCGTGGCGATCGAGGACAGCCCGGCGGGACTCGCGGCCGCGGCGGCCTGCGGCCTGCGGACCCTCGGCGTGGCGCACACCTATCCCGCGGCAGCGCTCGCGGGCGCCGACACCGTCATCGAGAGACTGGACGGTTTCCGGCTGAAGGATCTCGCAGCCTGTTTTGTCGAAGGCTGAGCCGGCGGACCCGCGCCGGCGGTCGTCTCAATTGATCGGAACGCGGTTCGCGAAGCCCTCTTCGTACCCGTGGAAGTGCGCCAGGCTCGCTTCCGGGTAGCGCCAGCAGTAGTAGCCATCGCCGCAGTCCCAGTCCACCAGCCAGAGGCCCTTGACGGCCAGTCCGAGACCTTCGATCTCCCGGCTCCACTGCTCGACGATCGCCTGATGGGAGGTCTCGAGCTCCTCCCGGTGGGTGGAACCGGCCTCCGTGTTCTCGATCTCGCGAGCGAGTGCCTCGACCTGCTGGACGGCGTCCGCGGTCAGGTCGCGGACGACCGGGAAGATCGCCAGGGCCTCTTCGTAGCTCCAGTGTCGGGGAGTCTTCAGTCGCACCGCCATATGCCAACTTTAGCATCGCGGCAACATTGCTCCGGCCGCTCGCGCTCGATATCTTGGCGCCCATGGATGGCGGCAACGGTCGTATCGAAGTGATCGCCGGCGGGATGTTCTCCGGCAAGAGTGAAGAGCTGGTGCGGCGCTTGCGACGGGCGGCGATCGCCCGGCAGCGCGTTCAGGTCTTCAAGCCCTCGACCGACATCCGGCACGAGCCCGACCGGCTGATCACTCGTGACCAGCGGGAGCTTGCGGCGGTATCGGTCGCGAGCTCCCGGGAGCTCAAGGCGGCGCTCGAGTTCGGGGTGAAGGTCGTGGGGGTGGACGAGGCACAGTTCTTCGACGATGGCCTCGCCGATCTCGCCACCGAGCTCGCCGACGCCGGCGTTCGGGTGATCGTTGCCGGACTCGATCAGGATTTCTCGCGCCAGCCGTTCGGGCCGATGCCGAAGCTCCTGGCGTTGGCCGAGATGGTCGACAAGATGCACGCCGTCTGCGTGCGCTGCGGCGGCCCGGCGCACTACAGCCAGCGGATCGCCGGCGGCGCCGAGCAGGTCCAGGTCGGCGACACCGACGCCTACGAAGCCCGCTGCCGGGCCTGCTACCAGATCTACCGCGCCTGAGAGGCGGCCGCGAGGGCCCGGCGCGGCGGAGTCGTCCACCCGTCGCCGCGCCGTCACGGCACCGACGCCAGGCCGGTGGCGAACTGCCATAGGCTTGTCTCGCGCCGCCTTGCTGTCGCTGCGGAGGCGCCGTTCTTTGGAGGAATTCTCTGTGCCCCGCACTCGCCCCGCCCGCCGCCGTGCCGCCCTGCTCTTCCTGTTCGTGCTTCCTGCCGCCGGACTCCTCCTGCTGGCTGCGCCTCTCGACGCGGCTTCGCCGGAGTCCGCCGGGGATCTCGCCGGGGAGCCCATCGGCGGGGCAGCGCCAGCACCGGACCCCGTCGTCGCAGAGGTCCTCCGCTTGCTCGAGTCGGGGATCGGCGAACCGGT
Coding sequences:
- a CDS encoding HAD hydrolase-like protein, which codes for MKLLLFDIDGTLVDCGGQPKPLFGEALEEIYGARGDLPGYDFSGKTDPRIVVDLMTAAGIPAPVIYERMSELRDAYLGRLAARLEPEHVRILPGVVELLTVLAEREEIVLALLTGNWERGAGIKLGSVGLQRFFEFGSFGDGQTDRRDLPPVAWARAAEHCGRDFLPEETWIIGDSLLDVDCARAHGIPCLAVATGRTEFAALAAAGAERVITDLTPADEIVAALLA
- a CDS encoding HAD family phosphatase, translating into MLRALLFDFNGILVNDEPLHLALFQRVLAEEGLDLSRDDYYGLYLGYDDRDCFAAVFAAAGEPCPQERLVRLIARKAAYYRDEIRRAGYPLFAGGAELAREAAAAGLTLALVSGALREEVVGGLEQAGIAGLFKLLVTADDVERGKPDPEGYAQALAALNARPPLPARLIHPHECVAIEDSPAGLAAAAACGLRTLGVAHTYPAAALAGADTVIERLDGFRLKDLAACFVEG
- a CDS encoding folate-binding protein YgfZ: MSAQGPLSPPSAEALAADLAALREGAAVVERAADLLELTGPDRLRLLNGLVTADVKTLAPGTLARGFFTTGQGKILADFRLLALEERCVLVLPVGSGEAIRVHLEKYKVASRVEMAPVRDRRLFELRGPKAGEVMAAATGLLAAEIDLTIDAPSGRSFLLPEASTSGEMLMLRLRAGTDCALREVSPAAVEIDRVENGELLFGVDFSGENFPQETGREADVSYTKGCYLGQEVVARIHYRGGVQRLPRGLRFGAGRPPAAGTELLLDGRAVGRATSVASSPDFGAIGLGLLHQRGAAPGTLLEVAGGGGSDAAAVAEVVELPFGPAQKDEAG
- a CDS encoding thymidine kinase, which codes for MDGGNGRIEVIAGGMFSGKSEELVRRLRRAAIARQRVQVFKPSTDIRHEPDRLITRDQRELAAVSVASSRELKAALEFGVKVVGVDEAQFFDDGLADLATELADAGVRVIVAGLDQDFSRQPFGPMPKLLALAEMVDKMHAVCVRCGGPAHYSQRIAGGAEQVQVGDTDAYEARCRACYQIYRA
- a CDS encoding DUF1446 domain-containing protein, yielding MKTVRIANGQGFWGDSVDAPLHLIEGGPIDYLGMDYLAEVTLSIMMRQKLRNPAAGYATDFIDFIRRALPQLVEKRIRVVTNAGGLNPKACRAKIFEVARELGLQGFKVGVVEGDDLLGRLPDLLGRGHELRNMDSGEPLAPRVSQVTSANAYIGARPVAEALDGGALIVLCGRVTDTALALGPLVHEFGWAEDDWDRLAAGTICGHILECGAQATGGNFTRWWEVPELWKVGYPIAEVEASGDFVVTKHPATGGMVTVDTVSEQLVYEMGDPKSYITPDVTADFTSIRLTQEGADRVRVSGITGRAKTPFLKISASYLDGYKAAGQVTVSGPRAIEKARLAAEIVWKRLERAGVTFAEDDRVTELLGVSAVLPGILAAPSDPPEVVLRLAVRDGDRAKVDRFGKEIAPLVTAGPPGVTGFAGGRPKGQEVVAYWPALLAREEIERTLEVSVEAI
- the ada gene encoding bifunctional DNA-binding transcriptional regulator/O6-methylguanine-DNA methyltransferase Ada, whose product is MPLYGKRSSADEDLATARWRAVLQRDAAEDGSFVFAVRTTGVYCRPSCPARRPRPENVDFFADGAAARAAGFRACRRCRPDEVPAIERAVAEVRRILDAAEGEAVALAELASAVALSPAHLQREFRRRMGLSPKQYALAHRAERLRRGLGTGRSVLDAGFEAGYGSASRLYDEAVKNLGMTPGRFRDGGRGVRIAFAHRKTGIGWLLLAATDRGLCAVRLGASAAAVQGELAAEFPRAQLEEDRAALAPHFEAVEALLRGESTAPPLDIQATPFQARVWQALQQIPRGETVSYGELARAIGRPKAVRAVAGACAANPVALVVPCHRVVGRDGALTGYRWGVERKRALLHREALAVKGEQMKARP
- a CDS encoding iron-sulfur cluster assembly accessory protein — translated: MVVLTAKAVEMIKLTRSQEGMDESYGLRVAVMGGGCSGFQYALDFEQEARETDESFEVDGLRVFVDPVSARYLEDVVIDYVFGMNGAGFKFNNPKATGTCGCGSSFAV
- a CDS encoding enoyl-CoA hydratase/isomerase family protein, translating into MSLLEVRRSGVAGTAGPADQSGDLLFVTLNDPARANALQPALAAELTALYRRDLRGEGVRAVLLAGAGKHFCAGADLEHLQSLQSASGLDNRLDSGRLRDLFEAILRQEALTLALVQGSCVAGGCGLATACDFVVAADDARFLYSEVRIGFVAAIVATYLPMRVRGSDLRELLLNPEFLSAERALAIGLANRVVPKAELAAAGERLAGEILAKASSESIARTKRLLLELPGLRLDERLAAAAEANAAARSTADCQRGIATFLAEKKTPDWRGVA
- a CDS encoding DUF2203 family protein, with protein sequence MRLKTPRHWSYEEALAIFPVVRDLTADAVQQVEALAREIENTEAGSTHREELETSHQAIVEQWSREIEGLGLAVKGLWLVDWDCGDGYYCWRYPEASLAHFHGYEEGFANRVPIN